A single window of Danaus plexippus chromosome 31, MEX_DaPlex, whole genome shotgun sequence DNA harbors:
- the LOC116778404 gene encoding zinc finger protein Xfin-like — translation MEVEEYSIDEDTVCGVCQAEFLDVVDLQTHISQYHLSSRSNYCPFCMQAFPDLEGFAFHMRNEHFDSLLYCKYCTRFFIDEEVLSDHEAKHQYSEQNNKVCCSQCQFVFDEICQVESHEFTEHRFRDDSVMLQDAHPLLSSHLNMNVKLFIRALCDNLLFDCIQCGFSTFDRTLFIQHLKLENKQCYVCDTCCNVYKTKDVLSKHCNTHISTLNPRKTSVPNQCRRCKKILTGTNMKTHHKTCVDMKCSTCNLSFDSVTDYAEHAASHSSEKTVPLQICKYCQRPLVGADVLEKHIQRQHKHELHLYKYHCKSCDKIFKHPKLLFGHFFSQHRDIKPYICNICNISFRMRKNFTIHIKLDHKSVGSVEFDDQFYVHFTEKKSDKNKENMDGEEPERNEEIQKNDEELERCEEAAKRIGEDTKRNDKVADDKIVAGNKKNRDIEAGIEVTVEEVKNEGGEGHDATRRDQNTTDRVEKTDEDGDGRSGEAVDTVPVEDTQQRGKYRVTASEEKEDTRKLKRYRVSDSDDSDAPLMTVMRRKTIKQRRKRTKKNASNKFTCGQCGRNCYTFQNYHRHVALHKKNEIKTCIKCHKAFRHQSQLERHIKKQHASSKLTETLKKVMERKNNDAKPGEERNKTREDGVEEDGRGRGRSETEKVELIRAKTFRSTMRRVELERPSTPVTITPVTTTPPQDDTLSAKKFIESFMPEKQESSITISSCLTIKRVAGDRRPASITLTKYTPEPEFLMRPRLRMPVKFKDEHTQAHDVTIRVVNKEVRSGFQLNSSRFHEPEPRSASEDVPGVGEEILLDGERSHRSVVINDVLASDGIKIGHLWPQAPPYYRIVKINEVEQTQEPEEVEEFVESDLTLPNGTKLVNVNPLSHLLGDRQLRDIRRARTRYYHPKVKNIAQTLAEALMKLDKTRYQLRKEHKKNTRGQAPEKT, via the coding sequence ATGGAGGTCGAAGAATACTCCATCGACGAGGACACAGTGTGCGGCGTCTGTCAGGCCGAGTTCCTGGACGTGGTTGATCTACAGACACATATATCGCAATACCATCTCAGTAGTAGAAGTAACTACTGCCCGTTCTGCATGCAGGCCTTCCCAGACTTAGAAGGTTTCGCTTTCCATATGAGAAATGAACATTTTGATtccttattatattgtaaatattgtacGAGATTCTTTATAGACGAAGAAGTCTTGAGCGATCATGAAGCAAAGCATCAATATTCTGAACAAAACAACAAAGTATGCTGTTCTCAGTGCCAATTTGTTTTTGATGAGATCTGTCAGGTGGAGTCACATGAGTTCACGGAGCACAGGTTCAGAGACGACAGTGTGATGTTGCAGGACGCTCACCCCTTGCTGTCTTCACATCTCAATATGAATGTCAAGTTATTTATCCGAGCTCTgtgtgataatttattatttgactgCATTCAATGTGGCTTCTCAACTTTTGATAGAACTTTATTCATTCAGCATTTAAAATTAGAGAATAAACAATGCTATGTTTGTGATACGTGTTGCAATGTTTACAAGACAAAGGACGTCCTCTCTAAGCATTGCAACACTCATATATCCACTCTTAATCCAAGGAAAACGTCCGTCCCAAACCAATGCAGGAGATGCAAGAAGATTTTAACCGGCACCAACATGAAAACTCATCACAAAACCTGTGTGGATATGAAGTGCAGCACATGCAACCTGTCATTTGATTCGGTGACGGATTACGCGGAGCATGCAGCCAGTCACTCCTCGGAGAAGACAGTTCCTTTgcaaatatgtaaatattgtcaAAGACCGTTGGTCGGAGCTGATGTGTTGGAGAAGCACATACAGAGACAACACAAGCACGAGCTACATCTGTACAAATACCACTGTAAGAGTTgtgataagatttttaaacatCCAAAACTCCTCTTCGGACACTTCTTTTCGCAGCACAGAGATATCAAGCCTTACATCTGCAACATCTGTAACATCAGCTTCAGGATGAGGAAGAACTTCACTATTCACATAAAACTGGATCACAAGAGCGTTGGTTCTGTTGAGTTTGATGATCAGTTTTACGTTCACTTCACAGAGAAGAAATCAGAtaagaacaaagaaaatatggaTGGAGAAGAACCTGAGAGAAATGAAGAAATTCAGAAAAATGATGAAGAACTTGAAAGATGTGAAGAAGCTGCGAAAAGAATTGGAGAAGACACTAAAAGAAATGATAAAGTTGCCGACGACAAAATAGTTGCtggaaataagaaaaacagaGATATTGAAGCAGGCATTGAAGTAACCGTTGAAGAAGTAAAGAATGAAGGCGGTGAAGGTCATGACGCGACCAGGAGAGACCAGAACACCACAGATAGAGTCGAAAAAACAGATGAAGATGGTGATGGAAGGAGTGGTGAAGCGGTTGATACGGTTCCTGTAGAGGACACGCAGCAGAGAGGAAAATATAGAGTTACAGCATCAGAAGAAAAGGAAGACACCAGGAAACTTAAAAGATATAGAGTCAGTGACTCCGACGACTCCGACGCGCCGCTCATGACCGTCATGAGGAGGAAGACGATAAAACAAAGACGAAAACGAACCAAAAAGAACGCATCAAATAAATTCACGTGCGGCCAGTGCGGTCGGAACTGCTACACCTTCCAGAACTACCATCGACACGTGGCTTTGCACAAGAAGAATGAAATAAAGACTTGCATCAAGTGCCACAAGGCGTTCCGACATCAGAGTCAACTGGAACGACACATCAAGAAACAACACGCCAGCTCCAAGCTCACCGAAACACTCAAGAAAGTCATGGAACGGAAGAATAATGACGCTAAACCAGGCGAGGAAAGAAATAAGACTCGCGAGGATGGTGTGGAAGAAGACGGCAGAGGAAGAGGCCGTTCAGAGACCGAAAAAGTTGAATTGATCAGAGCGAAAACATTCAGAAGCACCATGAGAAGAGTCGAGCTGGAGAGACCTTCGACTCCTGTGACCATAACGCCTGTAACGACGACACCGCCACAGGACGACACGCTGTCAGCCAAGAAGTTCATAGAGAGCTTCATGCCGGAGAAACAAGAGTCCAGCATCACGATCTCCAGCTGTCTGACGATAAAGAGAGTCGCAGGAGACCGGCGGCCCGCCTCCATCACACTCACGAAATACACGCCGGAGCCAGAGTTCCTGATGAGACCGAGGCTACGGATGCCGGTCAAATTCAAAGACGAACACACACAAGCACATGACGTCACCATCAGGGTTGTCAATAAGGAGGTCCGGTCTGGCTTCCAGTTGAACAGCAGCAGGTTTCACGAGCCTGAACCGAGGTCTGCGAGCGAAGACGTGCCTGGGGTCGGGGAAGAAATTCTGCTAGACGGTGAGAGGAGTCATAGGTCTGTCGTTATAAACGACGTCTTGGCCTCTGATGGTATTAAAATAGGTCATCTCTGGCCCCAAGCGCCGCCGTACTACAGAATAGTCAAAATCAATGAGGTGGAACAGACTCAGGAACCGGAGGAGGTCGAGGAGTTCGTGGAATCAGACCTCACTCTGCCGAACGGAACTAAACTGGTGAACGTGAACCCTCTGTCTCACCTGCTGGGAGATCGTCAGCTGAGAGACATCCGGCGGGCGAGGACCAGGTACTACCACCCGAAGGTCAAGAACATCGCACAGACCCTGGCCGAGGCGCTGATGAAGTTAGACAAGACGAGGTACCAGTTGCGGAAAGAACACAAGAAGAACACTCGAGGACAGGCTCCGGAGAAGACCTAG
- the LOC116778305 gene encoding nuclear pore complex protein Nup98-Nup96, with translation MFQKQTFGAANTGFGSFNAGASTSSPFSGFKPAASTSGFGAAPAFGATAAQQPATGGGLFGSTNTSGGLFGGTTSTSSGFGSSGFGFGGTSSGGLFNNTSGGLFANNQNTSAFGAKPATGFGFGAGSAPAPSGGLFGSQPSTSTGIFGQQNNTLGTGLFINSAGGFGQQAQGTAHVKYNPVVGTDVVVKSGSSQNVNIKHHCITCMKDYESKSLEELRLEDYVAGRKGASGVFGFQQTENKPLFGTSSTFGQPATTSAPSLFGSSSIGSAPAFGQTNTFSFGGGAQPGAQTTGLFGANKPAFGATTNTGTSLFSTTTTQAPAFGTATSTFGFGANTQNQPGGLFNSKPATTGFGSTPSSGFGGFGTGMFAKTNTTTASFGTTTPAFGSTGFGTNTSGSSLFGNNTFGKPATTTPSFGFNTQPTLGLGGGLGSSFQSKPANSGFGTLGGTGSLFQQPAQNTFRTDSGVGGGLFNNTLGSLGATQVNNASVAGAPLGGSSNVHEQILTLVARPYDTPLFKDLAPDTATSTEEVLKPTNPSAVRAVLDSYKVSPNNRTRVTVRPGPHKHDKKSLFDGLEEGDASVEDKLTTRPSRKRLVLRNRPPADRSLEESQQNGGEERPAAEHDKVDGEHTQSDAAANRHGSWLASPKNSNSWKENEKPADSEPAARLYPDLEKELPPQVPDRRASWLSSLPLRPLPGSLDAESSVRELVRGGRDKVSEEENIPPREVAPHPAGVKLTRPGYYTIPSLEEMTEYLRPDGTCRVPHLTIGRKNYGNVFYDCEIDVAGLDLDHLVHFLNKEVIIYPEDEGKPPVGSGLNRRAVVTLERVWPRDKTERRPVTEPDRLLKMDYEGKLRRVCDKHDTKFIEYRPQTGSWVFRVEHFSKYGLTDSDEEDDITPNILKRQLVDQNLQQSAAPPKPPPPSAGQQPGLGGLGGPVAPATSGPGLSGSGAGPAGPGLTLGLSTTSVGRDEYMEQTSLNLLNGTNKGFTMDVTEDGDQNSLYQDGGVCVKSPTSELARLEHRGSHRLQLMKASLYADGAADMMEEVSSFSGDQLVPHAAMTSPHPTSDTIREVVQTVDSTQVQPEVSEVMARPITVHPHTVVLKYHKKIPPFRETIAGRMSASSLVDLSVSRARLSRWCGRPGVMVVHSTTAAADHLPPASDLGDLGLYVSGRAEHDWSDQVLLRVAFGAPEGTAAMECLSRQLNSLLECSDTDTTRPICPRLVVRQEPLQRRRLLAKLLEHAKVAEDYKPKFGVSGQYCVQVWKLCEALWGLDLENDGVPGNTEQYVVSQHQRLVEWLKEVVQRSTDEELEQPGDLEDIDEYDAHSSKVWWLVVGGRTLEACKLARDKGDLNMAAIITQASGDPAFKSLLERQLRVWRECGAEGLVAESRRATISLLAGLRPRGYFEKCDWLRVLLAVACYICPQVPTLEQILRTYESYLTDDEMSVQHPRPAYQERYDARLDNNPSPWRDLRYELLKARATQGRPRTDTHTYTPDTMDCSLSFLVGSWLGVSSSSSVTGTAEQLEAAGSWHLAVQVLAYLPDDTLRGHLIRQVLNRNAPSKFEGPVDEERLALMKRLRIPHTWLLAAQAWRAKYEHKPLLQAEHLVAAQEWTEAHRVLVEELLTGAVLSDKLSSISGVVCELSAASRQHLVRGWSPAADALTHYLRLCEEIREVVNAGGAAAGDGLKALRPSLTAACRALAQFEPRSPKQAAAHSEMGARLVQLSLAGGRPAPHMAALLAALRLPPDCAAAAATKIATDLAERASEVCLESAVRN, from the exons GCGGGTTCGGCCAGCAGGCGCAGGGCACGGCTCACGTGAAGTACAACCCGGTGGTGGGGACGGACGTGGTGGTGAAGTCGGGCTCCTCGCAGAACGTGAACATCAAACACCACTGCATCACCTGCATGAAG GACTATGAGAGTAAGTCCCTGGAGGAGCTGCGTCTGGAGGACTACGTGGCCGGCAGGAAGGGAGCCAGCGGAGTGTTCGGCTTCCAGCAGACGGAAAACAAGCCGCTGTTCGGAACCAGCTCCA CGTTCGGCCAGCCCGCCACGACCAGCGCCCCGAGTCTCTTCGGCTCGTCCAGCATCGGCTCCGCCCCGGCCTTCGGACAGACCA ATACCTTCTCGTTCGGGGGCGGCGCGCAGCCGGGGGCGCAGACCACGGGCCTGTTCGGAGCCAACAAGCCGGCCTTCGGCGCCACCACCAACACCG GCACAAGTCTTTTCTCAACAACGACGACCCAAGCCCCGGCCTTCGGCACCGCCACATCCACATTCGGCTTCGGAGCCAACACGCAGAACCAG CCGGGAGGGTTGTTCAACAGCAAGCCGGCGACCACGGGCTTCGGCTCCACCCCCAGCTCGGGCTTCGGGGGCTTCGGCACCGGCATGTTCGCCAAAACTAACACCACCACGGCCAGCTTCGGCACCACCACGCCCG CGTTCGGCTCCACGGGCTTCGGCACCAACACCTCGGGCTCCAGCCTGTTCGGGAACAACACGTTCGGGAAGCCGGCGACAACGACGCCCTCGTTCGGATTCAACACACAACCTACCCTCG GTCTAGGCGGCGGCCTGGGCTCATCGTTCCAGTCCAAGCCGGCCAACTCGGGCTTCGGTACACTGGGAGGGACGGGCTCTCTGTTCCAGCAGCCAGCTCAGAACACCTTCAGAACCG ACTCGGGCGTGGGCGGAGGTCTGTTCAACAACACCTTGGGCTCGCTGGGCGCCACGCAAGTCAACAACGCCAGCGTCGCGGG GGCTCCGCTGGGCGGCTCGTCCAACGTGCACGAACAAATACTCACTCTAGTAGCGAGACCCTACGACACTCCGCTCTTCAAAGACCTCGCTCCGGACACAG CGACATCTACCGAGGAGGTGCTGAAGCCGACCAACCCCTCGGCGGTGAGGGCGGTGCTGGACTCGTACAAGGTGTCGCCCAACAACAGGACCAGGGTCACGGTCCGGCCCGGGCCTCACAAGCATGACAAG AAGTCTCTGTTCGACGGCCTGGAGGAGGGAGACGCCAGCGTGGAGGACAAGCTGACGACACGACCCAGCAGGAAGAGGCTCGTGCTGAGGAACAGGCCGCCAGCCGACAG GTCGCTGGAGGAGAGTCAACAGAACGGCGGCGAGGAGCGCCCGGCGGCAGAACACGACAAGGTCGACGGCGAACACACGC AGAGCGACGCAGCGGCGAATCGGCACGGCAGCTG gctCGCGTCTCCGAAGAACTCAAACTCCTGGAAGGAAAATGAGAAGCCGGCTGACAGTGAGCCGGCTGCGAGGCTGTACCCCGACCTGG AGAAGGAGCTCCCGCCGCAGGTGCCGGACAGACGGGCCAGCTG GCTGTCGTCTCTGCCCCTGCGCCCTCTGCCGGGGTCTCTGGACGCGGAGAGCTCCGTCAGGGAGCTGGTCCGGGGAGGCAGGGACAAAG TATCCGAGGAGGAGAATATTCCCCCCCGGGAGGTCGCGCCCCACCCGGCCGGGGTCAAGCTGACGAGGCCGGGATACTACACCATACCCAGCCTGGAGGAGATGACTG AGTATCTCCGACCCGATGGTACCTGCCGCGTGCCTCACCTCACCATCGGCAGGAAGAACTACGGGAACGTGTTCTACGACTGTGAGATCGACGTGGCCGGCCTCGACCTGGACCACCTGG TCCACTTCCTGAACAAGGAGGTGATCATCTACCCCGAGGACGAGGGGAAGCCGCCGGTCGGCTCGGGTCTCAACCGCCGGGCCGTGGTCACGCTTGAGAGGGTCTGGCCCCGCGACAAGACCGAGAGGAGGCCCGTCACGGAACCCGACAG GTTACTGAAGATGGACTACGAGGGCAAGCTGAGGCGGGTGTGTGACAAGCACGACACCAAGTTCATAGAGTACAGGCCGCAGACGGGCAGCTGGGTGTTCAGG GTGGAACACTTCAGCAAGTACGGCCTGACTGACTCGGATGAGGAGGACGACATCACACCCAACATACTCAAGAGACAGCTGGTGGACCAGAACTTACAGCAGTCTGCAGCAC CTCCTAAGCCGCCGCCACCGTCTGCCGGCCAGCAGCCAGGTCTAGGAGGTCTCGGAGGTCCGGTCGCTCCGGCTACATCGGGGCCGGGACTGAGCGGGTCCGGGGCGGGTCCAGCGGGCCCCGGCCTCACCCTCGGCCTGTCAACAACCTCCGTAGGGAGAGACGAGTACATGGAGCAGACATCACTCAACCTGTTGAACGGAACTAATAAAG GCTTCACTATGGACGTCACTGAGGATGGGGACCAGAACAGTCTGTACCAGGACGGAG GTGTGTGTGTGAAGAGCCCCACGAGTGAGCTGGCCCGCCTGGAACACCGCGGCAGCCACCGCCTGCAGCTGATGAAGGCCAGCCTGTACGCCGACGGCGCCG CGGACATGATGGAGGAGGTATCCTCGTTCTCCGGGGACCAGCTGGTGCCTCACGCGGCGATGACGTCACCACACCCCACCAGCGACACCATCCGGGAGGTGGTGCAGACCGTGGACTCTACACAAGTGCAGCCGGAAG TGTCGGAGGTGATGGCGCGTCCCATAACAGTTCACCCTCACACTGTGGTGCTGAAGTACCACAAGAAGATACCACCCTTCAGGGAGACCATAGCCG GTCGTATGTCAGCATCTTCCCTGGTGGACCTGTCCGTGTCCCGAGCCCGGCTGTCTCGCTGGTGTGGCCGGCCGGGGGTCATGGTGGTACACTCCACCACAGCCGCAGCCGACCACCTCCCACCAG CGTCGGACCTGGGAGACCTAGGTCTGTACGTGTCGGGGCGGGCGGAGCACGACTGGAGCGACCAAGTGCTGCTGCGGGTGGCCTTCGGAGCGCCGGAGGGGACTGCGGCCATG GAGTGCCTGTCACGGCAGCTGAACAGCCTGCTGGAGTGTTCCGACACGGACACGACACGACCGATCTGTCCGCGACTCGTCGTGCGACAGGAACCTCTTCAGAGGAGGAGACTCCTCGCTAAGCTGCTGGAGCACGCCAAGGTGGCTGAGGACTATAAACCCAAG TTCGGCGTGTCAGGACAGTACTGCGTCCAGGTGTGGAAGCTGTGTGAGGCGCTGTGGGGGCTGGACCTGGAGAATGATG GTGTTCCGGGTAACACGGAGCAGTATGTGGTGTCTCAGCACCAGCGGCTGGTGGAGTGGCTGAAGGAGGTGGTGCAGCGGTCCACGGACGAGGAGCTGGAGCAGCCCGGAGACCTGGAAGATATTGATG AGTACGACGCTCACAGCAGCAAGGTGTGGTGGCTGGTGGTAGGTGGCAGGACCCTGGAGGCCTGCAAGCTCGCCAGAGACAAGGGAGACCTCAACATGGCCGCTATCATAACACAGGCCAGCG GTGACCCGGCCTTCAAGAGCCTCTTGGAGCGCCAGCTGCGAGTGTGGAGGGAGTGCGGGGCGGAGGGGCTGGTGGCGGAGTCGCGGCGGGCCACCATCAGTCTCCTGGCGGGACTACGCCCCCGAGGGTACTTCGAGAAGTGCGACTGGCTGAGAGTACTGCTGGCGGTCGCCTG CTACATCTGCCCGCAGGTGCCGACCCTGGAACAGATCCTGCGCACGTACGAGAGCTACCTCACGGACGACGAGATGAGCGTGCAGCATCCGCGACCCGCCTACCAGGAGCGATACGACGCACGGCTG GATAACAACCCGTCTCCGTGGCGCGACCTCCGCTACGAGCTGCTGAAGGCCAGGGCCACCCAGGGCCGGCCGCGGACCGACACGCACACCTACACACCGGACACGATGGACTGTTCCCTGAG CTTCCTGGTGGGGTCGTGGCTGGGCGTGTCGTCTTCCAGCAGTGTCACGGGAACGGCTGAACAGCTGGAGGCGGCCGGCAGCTGGCACCTGGCCGTGCAGGTGTTGGCCTACCTTCCCGACGACACACT GCGAGGTCATCTCATCCGTCAAGTGCTGAACCGCAACGCGCCCTCCAAATTCGAGGGTCCAGTGGACGAGGAGCGCCTGGCTCTGATGAAGAGGCTGAGGATACCTCACACCTGGCTGTTGGCAGCACAAGCCTGGAGAGCCAAGTATGAG CACAAGCCGCTGCTTCAAGCCGAACACCTGGTGGCCGCCCAGGAGTGGACGGAGGCTCACCGTGTGCTGGTCGAGGAACTGCTCACTGGTGCCGTGCTCTCCG ACAAGCTGTCGAGCATCTCGGGCGTGGTGTGCGAGCTGAGCGCCGCGTCCCGCCAGCACCTGGTCCGCGGCTGGAGCCCCGCCGCGGACGCGCTCACACACTACCTGCGCCTGTGCGAGGAG ATCCGAGAAGTGGTAAACGCGGGGGGAGCCGCCGCCGGGGACGGGCTGAAGGCGCTCCGCCCCTCCCTGACAGCCGCATGTAGGGCTCTGGCACAGTTTGAACCCAG GAGTCCGAAGCAGGCGGCGGCTCACTCGGAGATGGGCGCCCGGCTGGTGCAGCTGTCTCTCGCGGGGGGCCGGCCCGCGCCTCACATGGCGGCCCTGCTGGCGGCCCTCAGACTGCCCCCGGACtgcgccgccgccgccgccacTAAG ATAGCGACCGACCTCGCGGAACGAGCCTCGGAGGTGTGTCTGGAGTCGGCCGTGAGGAACTAG